A region of the Lycium barbarum isolate Lr01 chromosome 1, ASM1917538v2, whole genome shotgun sequence genome:
GAAAATTCATCTACCACAAAAACTATTATGATTCTCTTAAGATACATAAAATCTGAGTGGTTTTAAAAGAACCCCGAATGGAAAATTTCAGAGGACTCGGAGAGAATCTATGTTTtatggaaaataaataaaattcaaTCAATTAATTACATGAATTTTGTAGACGATGGAGTCAAGATGGGCTATTTACTAGGGAAAAATGAACACTCCCCATGAAATATGGAGTATATGTAACAACGTCGGCTGCTATATTGAAATATTATTATAGAGAGTTGTAATATAACATACGATTAAATATCGAATTCAAAGAATACTTGACCGTCATAGTGATCTTTCTTCAACAACGTCTTTTGTCTGGATATTTTTTGGTTACTATAGCGAAATGCTGTCATCGAGAACATATAATACACATAGGATTAAAAATCGGTTCCAAAGAAGCTTTTGGCAGGTTATAGTAAAACGTTATTATAGAGGATAATTGTTATAGAaagttttttttggaaaaaaacacAAATGGAAAATTTAAGAGGAATCAGAGAAATCTAAGGTTTaaggagaaaaaaaattgaatttcaaTGAATTGATTACACGAAATCTTGCAAGTCATAGAGTCAAAGATTGGCTACTTATAGGGAAACAATGAACACTCCCTATATAATTCTGCAAAAAAGATTATAACTTTAATGTGAATgatttttttctctctcaaaaCCAGTTGTTAAAAGTTGTCTGAGAGACAGATCAGATCATTAAAAAAATTTGGAAATGGGAAAGAAAAATATAATCAGGAAAAGACCATTCAAAGAAACCCAACATTTCATGATTCAAACTTTAAGTGCAAATATAAAGAAACCTATAAAAATGCTCAATCGATATTCATTCTCTCCATCTAATTTCTTGGTAATAAGGGGGTTGCTGGTCAATTCAACATTTGAACCAAATTGTGGGTCCCTTTATTGCATGTGCATGCAATAAGCTATTTCGAAGTTGCTTAATTTTATCATTTGTTTGACTTTTGTTCATTCCTACATTTGTAGTCAGCAAATTGTCTTGTCGAGAACCGGAATGGGGTGAGAACCTTCCGTTGGAGCATGCCGGCGTGAAATGAGTGGACTACGCATGTCTAATTTTTTTAAGACAAAAAAAGGTATAAGTTTTACTCCTTAAATACTTTTGATTATGACTAAATTAAAAATTGTCCTCATGAGATTAGAGTGTTATGATCAGGGAAAAACGAGACTTTTTTCTTAGTAAGTTAATATTAGATAAAAGAATCTAATGGAAgataattaaagttaattttgaACATGATATAGACACAAATTTAACACTtttaatagaaataaaataaaagatcacACTATTCTACCAAGCTATGCTGATATTGCATAAAATAGTCCCACCTGGCTTCCTCCTGAGTTATTTTATTCTTTAATAATAAGGAATCCTGAAACTAATTTGGAAGGATCTAATGGGGAGTAGATATTTATGTTAGAACAAAAAaagatatatttttatttatttgctGATCATCAAGTTAATAAGATTATCTACCTATGTGGAAACATGCATGGAACTTGCACGAGAGATTTCCATGTAATTAATAAAATACTTTGATACacttttcactattattttttgTTCAATGCTCTAGATTGGCTTCAATCTTTGTTCTTCATAATTAATATGGCTATGGATTTTTTCCCCTAATGACAACAACAACGATAacgatgctttttttttttttttttaattaagtcATCACCATTAGGTTGTGAGCCCAAGGTGTGAGGGGTTTGGCTTAGACCCCTACCATGTAATATTAAGTAATCACTTACAATGACAAGAGGGGGACATGGAACCTTGCCTCAAGTCTAAAAAAAAGATTGTCAAGCAATCTAGGAAAGGAATAACCCATACAAAGTCCTTTCCCTAGAGAAACAAGAAATTAGCTTACAAAAAAATTACATTTTTCATATCTCCTTCTAAAAGTAGGGGTACTTTGCCACTTATCAAGTTGAATCAATCCCTTTACCTCTCTAGAAAGACTATGATGAGAGTGATATAAGGTCCTGATTCCACTTGTAGAAGCCAACTTTGCTAATAGGTCTGCAACTTGATTAGCCTCCCTTAGACAGTGAGAAATGTGATGATTGGTATTAGTGAGCATACTGGTTATGCCACTGATAATGTGGTTGAGTTTCAAGTTGCTTGTGCCTTTCTGGATAAGCATGTTGGTGACTATCTGAGAGTCAAGCTCAATATATAGATTAGTGAACCCATTCTGTAGATACCAATTTACTCCAAATCTAGCAGCAGTAGCTTCAGCTTGAGAACAACTGTTAGCTTGAACTGGGACCGAAAAGGCAAGCATGAAGTCTCCATTGTCATTTCTGATTATCTCACCTATCCCTGCCTTGTTAGACTCTTTAATGTAGCTTCCATCTGTATTAACCTTAACAGAACCAGTAGTAGGTTTCATCCAATGAACAAGTATGCATCTAATGATAGGCTTGAGTTTCTctatcatggtacatgtattaTCCTAGGTACCACTCGTGTCAATGCTAGGAAAGGCATCTTGTAGCACAACTTTATATTCCAAATACACTGAGTGACCATTCTATACTCTTACATGCTACCCAAGATTTCCAGATTTCCCAACATACCATGATGGGAGCAGCTTGTAAAACCAGCTTGTGAACTTTACTATTAGCTTTCTTTTTCCACCATTCATTAAGTAACCCCCTGATTGGGATCTGGTGATGAATAATTCCCAAAGGATTGCCCACTGCCCCACTGCTTTCCAGATATATTCAGCAACTCTTCCTTCGACAAAAACATGTTGCAAAGTTTCAGTTTTTGGTACAAAACAGCACATACAATCATTGTCATCCTGAGAGCCAAACCTGATAAGTCCTTCATTAAAAGGAACTCTGCCAAAGAAGATCCTCCATCACATGAAGGATTGCTTGAAAGGGATGGATTTGTGCCATATGTTCTTCATAGTGCCATAAACGGGTCTATGACTTCTAATTAGATTCCAGGCAGAACCATTTGTGAAGTGACCATCCTTCGTAGCATTCCAAATAGCATAGTCCTCCTTGTTGTTCTGCCCCACTTCAATGGATAGAATGTGAAGTGCAATTTGACTAGGGAGAGTGTTATACAACTTTTGAGGGTCCCATCTGTTATCAATCATGAAATCCCTGACTCTCTTTTTGGAATTTTTTCTATTCATGTGATTTGGACAGAGCTTTGCCAAAGGTCCCAATTCAGTCCAGTTGTCCCACCAAAAATTGCAGTTTCCATTATTGATCTTCCAAGTGATGAGATTTTCACATTTGTTTCTAGCCCACAAGAGATGTTTCCATGCTTGTGAATTGTGAGAACACCATTTTTTCCCAATAGGGTACATTCTAGGGCAGTATTTAGCCACTAAAAAATCAGCCCATATTGATTTACTAACTCTGAAATGCCACCATCTTTTAACAGTTAGAGTCTTTGAGATGTCATCCATACTTCTAATGCCAATACCTGCCTCATTTTTGGGAAAACACAGTTTTTCCCATGATGTCCAGTGGTATTTGTTTTTACCATTGATAGCACCCCAAAAGAAATTCACAATATGTTTCTCAATAAGCTCCAAGGTGCCCTTAGGGGGGTTAATAGCAGATAGCATATAAATGGGCAGAGACTGAATAACAGATGTTATAAGGACCTGTCTACCACCACATGAGAGCATATTACCTTGCCAAGCATTTAACCGCTTAATGATCTTAGCAAGCATGTTATCAAAATATGACAACCTTTTTTTACCAATATATATAGGGCAACCAAGGTAAGTAAAAGGAAAATTTTTATCCAAAAAACCAGTTTTGACTCTGATCCTATTAATCCTATAAGCACAAGTTTTAGGGTCAGTGAGGAAAAAACTTTTGTCCTTATTGACCATTTGACCAGAGACAGTCTCATATTTTTTAATCAGATTCATGATCAACTTAATGGATTTTGAATTACCACTACTAAAGATGACAATATCATCAGCATAAGCTAAATCAACAATCTGAGGACCATTTTTATGCATGGAAAAAGGGGTGAAATCAGGATTTTTCAACAAGTTATTGAGAGATCTGGAAAGAACCTCAGCAGCAATGATAAAAAGAGAAGGTGAGATGGGATCACCCTGTTTAATACATTGAGAAGATGAGAAAAAACCATGTCTAGTACCATTAATGATTATGGAATACCACACATTGGAGATACTTCTCCAAACAGAAaccaaacttgtttaacacttttTGAAGAAAGGTCCATGATAGCATATCATAGGCTTTAGCCATATCCAGCTTTAAAACCACATTTCCACCGTTGTTAGTTTTAGAAATACCATGGACTATTTCCTGAGTAAGCATCACATTATCTGTGATTGATCTACCAGAAACAAATCCACTTTGGTTTTCAGAAATAAGGACATATAACAAAGGATTCAACCTATTAGCAAGAATTTGGAAATAATTTTGTTGGTGAAATTACTCAAGCTTATAGGTCTAAGATTAGCAAAACTAGTGGGGGAATCTACTTTAGGAATCAAAGTTAGGCAAGTATGAGAAAAGAACTTAGTTAACAATTTACCAGAGAGGAATTCATGAACAAAGGCAATAAGATCAGCTTTAATAATAGTCCAGCAAGATTGAAAAAACATACCATTGTATCCATCAGGTCCTGTCGAACTTTCTTTGCTCATACTGAAAACTGCTTGCTTAATTTCTTCCTCATTTGGTAGTCTGGTCAGCATGTCATTATTCTGCGCTGTGATGATTTCAGGAATACAATCAAGAATACTGCTGTTTCTGTTTTTCAGATTTAAATTGAATTGCTTCTTGTAATATTTGACAGCAGCCTTTGCAACATTATTATCTCCTTGCAACCATCTTCCCCTATAATTTCTAATCCTCTGGATGTgcaatcttcttcttcttctagttCTTAGAATGTTAAATAAATTGGAGAAGTCGATTATATGAATCCTAATTAATCATatattttttgataaaatttatcTCAACCCCACAAATATTATATCTCTGTATTATATATGAAAATTCATCATAGATTGAATAGTTTTACATTGATTACCGGCCTACTGCAAAATACTCTCAAATGTAAGGGGAAATCTGTTGGGAATAAACCCGCCAcagaaataatattcacggtatttacAGCGAAATAACAATGTAGCACCGTGATACGGttaatcaacaagaataaaaaagagcgataatgacaccaagatttttacgTGAAAACCCAAAAGGGAAAAACCACAGGCCGAGAAGAGCAACTGATATCACCATAGAAAGGATTTTACACTTTGTAGGTCTGagtaaaatactccaaagaccaatacacactcaaaagaaattaccctcttttaagattttccacctcactacaatatcgctCACACTCTCTATTTTTCCTCACAGACTATTTTCCTATCTGTGAATGCCtcactcttctttctctctttgttGGTGTGTTTACAAATGGAAGAATGACTCTCCATTTATAGGAGACCAAACTTGGCCTCCAagcacaaaaagaagaaaaaagaaaaagatccaAAATTTGTAATCCACAAATTTTGCCTTTGGCTCCAAGAATTTGCCTTTGGCTCCAACGTTCAATTTGTAGCCAACCAAAGTGGCACATGCCAATTACCACCAAATGGATGGACTTCATCAAAATCTGCATGGTATAGACAACGTTTGgccttatttatatttagtagctatactttGCCCAAATTATATTTCATAGCTAAATTTTGTATGTCAATTACACAAGGTAACTAATTTAAAACCCATCTTCTCTTATTCCATTGTATCAATATTTTTTCTCAACACCCTCTCTTTCCTCCACCACCTCTTCTATAGCCACCACCACCGTAACCACCACCTCCACGGTCACCACCACTGTATCCACTGTCACGACCACCATCATATCCATAACCGATATTACTGCAACTACCATACCATATATCTATATTACAAATAACAAAATTGTCCCTTTCCTTTTAACCTCTTTCTAGATGCTTCCAGTCTCACCTGAGCTTCGAATAAACTCAGATATTTATTTTCTCTCCATATTATTTGTCTATTTCTCCCAAtactaataataattaatatggactcgGAATGTGAGAATAATTTTGTGCAACCTAACAGTCCGCCCAGTGCTACCGACGGTGATATATATAATTCGTTGAACGACGTCGTCTTCAGCAGTTCAACAAACATCATTGACGGTGGAGTGTATTTCTCAGATTTGAATGTATTTCTCAGATCTGAGTATTTATCATTGTTGTTGCTTGAGATGTATTTGTTTTTGTATTGAATACATGGAAAAAACTGGTTGGATCCTTACCAGATGACGACGACGTTGCCGTGCGTGCCGGCTCAGATCtaagctttttatttttttatatttcaaATCGGAgtgtattttattttcttgtatctGAGATGGAGGTGTacatttgagtgtattcgttaatttttttCGTGTACAATTCAGTGTTTGGGGTGTATTTTCTTTCTAGTATTCAGTaattgagtgtattcgttaaatTTTTAGTGCAAAATTCAATGTTTGGGGGTgcattttatttcttgtattcagtattttgagtgtattcgttaatttttagtgtaaaatacagtgtttctttatgtatttgttgcttgtattttgaaggatatttttttgtatacaactgattttaaatataataaagtgaatacaatataaaagtagctacaaatgaatacagttgagttgaatacatttgacttGAATACAGCTTAGTTGAATAAATCTGACTTGAATCCAACGAAATCTAACTTGAATACAGTGAAATCTGACTCAGCCGAGTTTTGAATACAATCTActatagctacgaaatgtaattagcaaaAGTGTAGTTAtgcctaacccccccccccccccccccccaaaaaaaaaatgtagtcaTTTTTGTAAGTTGCCCAAAATTAAGTGTGTGAACATTTATGCTGAGGTTAATTAGAGGTCGCTTTACATATCCCATTAATTGCTAGATGATTTTTCTTTGCCAATTACTTGTAAGAAAAGCTTAAGTGTCCAATGGATTGAGAGAAGAAAACTCAACAAGTATTATACTTCCAACTAGTGCTATTAAATGACGTTCTATGGGCGATGCACGGGCAGATTTTGAATTTTAACTTTGTGAGTCTGAATTTCGTATTTTACAACATCTCATCTAATTTTTAGAGTTTCAAATTTATTACTTAATTGTAGTATTTATTTAGTGAATCTTTTAATACGTATACGAAGTTTAAGCCAAATCTACTAGGTTCATTACATGTTGTTGATGTGATCTTACACCTTGAATTGTCCATCGACATACTTCAAGTTAAAACTATTTTGATTTTACATTAATGCCAAGatagttatttttttttaatagctTTTTATTCTGTATTTTTTGTATAGGTCGTACCTTTTAACCCTTATATTCATAGCTTAACGTACGCATACGACTCCACTCAGTTGGAGTAGAAGTGGGTACAGATggaatctatattttttatatatatttagatACATCATGTATATGCACATTGGCATATTGAAAGGACACTTGCGTCTAACATTTATAAAAGGCATAGTACATAAGCATACCCTCTAATttggcctcagctggcaagtatgtcATCCAACTTTGAATGTGCACAAATAGTCACCTTAACTTGTATTAAGTTGGACACGTAAACAAAAATATTGACATGGCACCTCAAAAATTTATGTGCCACGTCAGTGCCACATTAGCATTTGTATTTACGTGTTAAATTTTATACAAGTTgaagtgcctacttgtgcacacccaaagttagaGAGCATACTTGCTAGCCGAGGCCAAGTTTATAAGAAAGGAAAACAGAATTTTGGCACATGTACTAAAGTATACGTAGAACTTATGATCTTAAACATGTCACATTTCAATAGTTGTCAAAGCATGATATTAAGgggaaaatgaaaattttaaagttaatCATGCATGTACCAAAATAGTAAAACCGTTGTTATTTTCAAGAACATACTAAAAAGAAAAACTACCCTAATGATGTTTAGGGTCAGGTCCTCTAGGACTATATCGGTCCACATCGTACTTGATTGCATGTCTCAATCGTTCCTTTATAATCTCTCGGGCAGTTTCCATCATTGTCTCCCTTCTCTTCTGTGAAGATGGCTCTAGTGGACGACTTTCAGAGCGAGGACATGAAAGCAAGACAAGAATTAAGCAAAACCAAAACCTAAAACTAGCCATTCTTGAAGATGAggtttgccaaaaaaaaaaaaaaaaaaacttgtaatGAGCTAGCTCTAAGGCAATTGCATGAAATTGTAGAGGTTTATTGGGATGTTTAGGTTTATATAGGCCATTATGGTCCTTAATTTCATTATATTTAATTAAGGAGGGGCATCAATTAACACAAGTATGCGGCGAAGATGAAGAATATACCACTTAATTAATTTGGTCATCATCAACAGTTTAAAACAAAATTATAATTAAACTTAATTCTTTTATTAATTCTTTTAGGCCATTTAACTCCAAGAAAGATAAAATAATCAACTGAATATTCACCCTTTTTGTTTTTAGTCGATGGTGTGCGCCATATGTACTTTTGAGTTTCTTGAAATTAAACGAAGTCACAATCACACATCGTACGTACCAATTAATGCATCTCAAGATTTGTGATGATATAATCATACTTCATTGCTAAATAAAGGACAATATATACCTTAACGACATAAAGTATATAAATGGAGTGGTGGCAGAGTCGAGAAGTTtgcaaaaataattcaaaatataCAATATAAACACGCAAAAAAAAAGTAAGAGgaatcaatatcaataatagtTTTGACCTTATATATACAATTTTCCGGCAAAGAGCGTTTGAATGAAGTCCCTTCTGTCCTCTTAGATCCACCATTGTATATATAGATGTCATCCCTGATAATTGATCCTATACTTCTCTAATATTAAGAATATTAACTTaatctttttgtttttgtttgcgCAATATAACTTTTCGATGAAAGTTGAATCCCCTTCATTGTGTGGGGTGGCTATCCCTTCATTGTGTGGGGTGGCTATGTCACTTTACATATTTCCCATCCACTTAGTTAATTAAGATGAATATTCCTAGTCATAGACAGTTGGACTTTAGAACAGTTACAGAATTAGTTATTGGCTAGACAAATATTGGCAGTATATTAAGTCATCGCCATATATGTAACTTTCCCCGTTGAGGTTCTGAAAGGTCACTGTTCCTAGCTTAGTTTCTTTTCTTCgccaatttatttatttgtagAATTAAGCTTAGCTAAGCCTAGATTCCTCTAGGATTGACACTTTTTCGTAATATAAATGACAAAATATCCTCCCACCTATTACGTTATGAGACGATGACTAGAGGAAAAGAGGTATCTATCTTGCTTCCACTAAAAGAACGAAGTTGTTTTGAATCTGAAAGAAAACGAGGTGTAATTATTGGCCTCGATTTCTTTTTCATTCCCTGATACTACAAAAAACTGGGTTCTAAATATTTTTTGGTTGCTATAGCAAAATGTTGTCATGGCGAACATATCTATATAGGATTAAAAATCGGTTCTAGAAAAGTTGTTATTGTGAAATGTTATTATAAAGGACGATGACTATTATAGAAAGATCTAACAGTATATGAATAGAAAATTCATCTCCCACAAAACTATATATGATTCTCTTAAGATACATAAAATTTGAGAGTTTTTAAAAGAACCCCGAATGGAAAATTTCAGAGGACTCAGAGAAAATCTAAGGTTTATGGGGGAAAAAATGAATTTCAATCAATTAATTACATGAATCTTGCCGGCGATGGAGCCAAGATTGGCTATTTACGAGGGAAAAATGAACACTCCCCATTAAATATATATGTAACAACGTCGGCCGTTATATCGAAATATTATTATAGAGCTGTAATATAACATATGATTAAATATCGAATCCAAAGAATACTTGGCCGTCATAGTGATCTTTCTTCAATAACGTCTTTTGTCTGGATATTTTTTGGTTACTATAGCGAAATGCTGTCATCgagaacatataatatacataggaTTAAAAATCGGTTCCAAAGAAACTTTGGGAGGTTATAGTAAAACGTTATTATAGAGGATAATTGCTATAGAAAGTTTTTTTCAAAACACAAAAGGAAAATTTAAGAGGAATCAGAGAAATCTAAGGTTTaaggagaaaaaaaattgaatttcaaTGAATTGATTACACGAAATCTTGCAAGTCAGAGAGTCAAAGATTGGCTATTTATAGGGAAACAATGAACATTCCCTATATAATTCAGCAAAAAAGATTAGAACTTTAATGTGAatgattttttttctctcaaaatcAGCTGTTAAAAGTTGTCTCAGAGACAGATCAGATcattaaaaaatttgaaaatggGAAAGAAAAATATAATCACGAAAAGACCATTCAAAGAAACCTAACATTTCAAGATTCAAACTTTAAATGCAAATATAAAGAAACCTATCAAAATGCTCGATCGATATTCATTCTCTCCATCTAACTTCTTGGTAATAAGGGGTTGCTGGTCAATTCAACATTTGAACCAAAATGTGGGTCCCTTATTGCATGCATGCAATAAGCTATTTCGAAGTTGCTTAATTTTATCATTTGTTTTACTTTTGGTTCATTCGTACATTTGTAGCAAATTGTCTTGTCGGAACTGAGATGGGGTGAGAATCTTCCGTTGGAGCATGCCGGCGTGAAATTGGTGAACTACTCATGtctaatttttttaagaaaaaaggtACAAATTTTACTCCTTAATTAAAAATTGTCCTCATGAGATTAGAGTGTTATGATCAGGGAAAAATGAAACTTTTTTCTTAGTAAGTTAATATTAGATAAAAGAATCTAATGGAAgataattaaagttaattttgaACAAGATATAGACACTAACTTTAACACTtttaatagaaataaaataaaagatcacACTATTCTACCAAGCTATGCTGATATTGCATAAAATAGTCCTACCTGGCTTCCTCCTGAGTTATTTTATTCTATAATAATAAGGAATCCTGAAACTAATTTGGAGGGATCTAATGGAGTAGATATTTATGTTGGAACAAAAAaagatatatttttattttatttactgaTCATCAAGTTAATAAAATTATCTACCTATGTGGAAACATGCATGGAACTTGGACGAGGGATTTCCATGTAATTAATAAAATACTTTGATACACTTTTCACTATTAATTTTTGTTCAATGCTCTAGATTGGCTTCAA
Encoded here:
- the LOC132627088 gene encoding uncharacterized protein LOC132627088 yields the protein MASFRFWFCLILVLLSCPRSESRPLEPSSQKRRETMMETAREIIKERLRHAINCSNIGYGYDGGRDSGYSGGDRGGGGYGGGGYRRGGGGKRGTRRRRRLHIQRIRNYRGRWLQGDNNVAKAAVKYYKKQFNLNLKNRNSSILDCIPEIITAQNNDMLTRLPNEEEIKQAVFSMSKESSTGPDGYNGMFFQSCWTIIKADLIAFVHEFLSGKLLNPLLYVLISENQSGFVSGRSITDNVMLTQEIVHGISKTNNGGNVVLKLDMAKAYDMLSWTFLQKVLNKFGFCLEKYLQCVGDPISPSLFIIAAEVLSRSLNNLLKNPDFTPFSMHKNGPQIVDLAYADDIVIFSSGNSKSIKLIMNLIKKYETVSGQMVNKDKSFFLTDPKTCAYRINRIRVKTGFLDKNFPFTYLGCPIYIGKKRLSYFDNMLAKIIKRLNAWQGNMLSCGGRQVLITSVIQSLPIYMLSAINPPKGTLELIEKHIVNFFWGAINGKNKYHWTSWEKLCFPKNEAGIGIRSMDDISKTLTVKRWWHFRVSKSIWADFLVAKYCPRMYPIGKKWCSHNSQAWKHLLWARNKCENLITWKINNGNCNFWWDNWTELGPLAKLCPNHMNRKNSKKRVRDFMIDNRWDPQKLYNTLPSQIALHILSIEVGQNNKEDYAIWNATKDGHFTNGSAWNLIRSHRPVYGTMKNIWHKSIPFKQSFMFGSQDDNDCMCCFVPKTETLQHVFVEGRVAEYIWKAVGQWAILWELFITRSQSGGYLMNGGKRKLIVKFTSWFYKLLPSWYVGKSGNLG